The following proteins are co-located in the Desulfonatronum thiodismutans genome:
- a CDS encoding helix-turn-helix domain-containing protein: protein MMRTDLENRATVLSALTEKEAAKELGVSMKTLQAWRLKSRGPAYLKYGRAIRYLPHDLTAYAQGSRVQPRN, encoded by the coding sequence ATGATGCGTACAGACCTTGAAAACCGGGCGACAGTGCTCTCGGCCCTCACCGAAAAAGAGGCAGCGAAGGAACTGGGGGTATCGATGAAAACGCTTCAGGCATGGAGGCTTAAAAGCAGGGGACCAGCATATCTGAAATACGGACGGGCAATCCGGTACCTGCCACACGACCTGACCGCTTACGCCCAGGGTTCAAGAGTGCAACCCCGTAATTGA
- a CDS encoding DUF3987 domain-containing protein, which yields MTFNRESILPIQQAAKAYSQAGLSVISVDAKLKTPKGPWKRSQAQALTPQEIDALNFEAVAIVAGKVSGGLECLDFDHKAAFGEEWRQLVEAVEPGLVAKLTRQRTQSGGRHVVYRVEGATIPGNAKLAHDNIPVPGPGKHEFEGKPYTAQEDGGKWFIHPCMIETRGEGGYFLADPSPGYELMGGSFQEIVTISKEQWETLIRAARFLDRLPAKPKQEPRQADDQGDRPGDQFNEQGDPWPILERHGWTKAGITKGDREWLRRPGKDSGWSASLNGGKVLMVFSTNAAPFEAEQSYSPFAIFALLEHGGDFAAAARALKNAGCAGTKNNRHSQEPNNGNGFASNAGYAGCSGIIQEKCDHLPPPPLHCFHPDVAHLIKEVAIAKSAPIEAAIAPLLAVVAAMIGRAMGLKIKTGWVEYGNLYLALVALSGSGKSPVTSFFFRLVRKLERQFQKRFEEALERYELELLQWGKESKRKDTVPGPKPEKPRREDILVDDWTVESLTDTLAVNPFGILAYRDELAGLLLELDKYSNGPGGGTKNRLMSAYDSGPWKTSRINQSRVSYVPNACISLYGTIQPVQAKDIFTGSDKATGFLSRFLMINAAIKAPSYFNERSESFEAINTIERLINGLYKIRKEERA from the coding sequence ATGACATTTAACCGCGAATCTATTCTGCCAATCCAACAGGCGGCCAAGGCTTATTCCCAGGCAGGCCTATCCGTTATCAGCGTTGATGCTAAGCTGAAGACTCCGAAAGGCCCCTGGAAGCGGTCCCAAGCACAAGCACTGACCCCTCAAGAGATCGACGCCTTGAACTTCGAGGCCGTTGCCATTGTTGCGGGCAAAGTTTCGGGTGGGCTTGAATGCCTCGACTTCGATCACAAGGCGGCATTCGGTGAAGAGTGGCGGCAATTGGTTGAGGCGGTTGAACCCGGCTTGGTTGCCAAATTGACGAGGCAGCGGACTCAAAGCGGCGGTCGGCATGTCGTGTATCGTGTTGAGGGGGCGACAATCCCAGGGAATGCCAAGCTTGCCCATGACAATATCCCCGTTCCCGGTCCTGGAAAACACGAATTCGAGGGCAAGCCATACACGGCCCAGGAAGACGGCGGCAAGTGGTTCATTCATCCCTGCATGATCGAGACCCGAGGCGAGGGCGGATATTTCTTGGCGGACCCATCCCCTGGCTACGAACTCATGGGGGGATCATTCCAAGAAATTGTCACAATCTCAAAAGAGCAGTGGGAAACTCTGATACGGGCGGCCCGCTTCCTGGATCGACTACCGGCCAAGCCCAAACAGGAACCCCGGCAAGCTGATGACCAGGGAGACCGTCCTGGCGATCAATTCAATGAGCAGGGCGATCCCTGGCCTATCCTGGAGCGGCATGGATGGACCAAGGCGGGAATCACGAAAGGTGATCGGGAATGGTTGCGGCGGCCCGGCAAGGATTCCGGGTGGAGTGCATCCCTGAACGGCGGCAAGGTGCTGATGGTTTTCAGCACGAACGCGGCCCCGTTTGAGGCTGAACAGAGTTACAGCCCCTTCGCAATCTTTGCCCTACTGGAACACGGCGGCGACTTCGCAGCGGCGGCCCGTGCCCTGAAAAATGCCGGTTGTGCCGGTACGAAAAACAACCGGCACAGCCAGGAACCCAATAACGGCAACGGTTTTGCCAGTAATGCCGGTTATGCCGGTTGTTCTGGGATTATTCAAGAAAAATGCGATCACCTCCCCCCTCCCCCGCTTCATTGCTTTCATCCTGACGTTGCCCACCTGATCAAAGAGGTTGCAATAGCGAAGAGTGCCCCGATTGAGGCAGCAATTGCCCCTTTGCTTGCAGTGGTTGCGGCCATGATCGGGCGGGCAATGGGTTTGAAGATCAAAACGGGTTGGGTTGAATACGGGAACCTATACCTTGCCCTTGTTGCCCTATCAGGAAGCGGCAAAAGCCCTGTAACGAGCTTTTTCTTTCGTTTGGTAAGGAAGCTTGAGCGACAGTTTCAAAAGCGATTTGAAGAGGCCCTAGAGCGTTACGAGCTTGAGTTGTTACAATGGGGCAAGGAAAGCAAGCGTAAGGATACAGTGCCAGGACCAAAGCCGGAAAAGCCAAGACGTGAAGATATATTGGTTGATGATTGGACCGTTGAAAGCTTGACCGATACTCTAGCGGTAAACCCATTTGGAATTCTTGCCTATCGTGATGAGCTTGCCGGGTTGTTGCTTGAGTTGGACAAGTACAGCAACGGCCCAGGCGGTGGAACGAAAAACAGGTTGATGAGTGCATACGATAGCGGACCATGGAAAACATCCAGGATCAACCAAAGTCGTGTTTCATATGTACCTAATGCTTGCATAAGCTTATATGGAACAATCCAACCAGTGCAAGCAAAAGATATTTTCACGGGATCAGATAAAGCGACCGGCTTTCTTTCTCGTTTCCTGATGATCAATGCAGCAATCAAAGCTCCTTCCTATTTCAATGAGAGATCAGAAAGTTTTGAGGCAATCAACACCATTGAAAGGCTTATCAATGGCCTTTACAAGATCAGAAAGGAAGAGAGGGCTTAA